TACATGTGCTTCAGAATTAGTAGGCGTAAGTCATACTTCGTTCCTGTTAGTGCCGCCCTGCTTGCGGTTGTAGTAAGGGAGCTTTTTGATGCCACCACTTCGGGCTTTGCTCTTGCAAGCTTCCTATGGTTCGTGTTTGGCTTGATTTTCGCAGAGTACGTGTCCCTGCAGGAAAGCGTGGAAGAACGCAACTAGGCTTCGGACGCCAACGATTGGGTGGGTCAGCAGGTCAAGGACACGATACCCTTCCAGGAACAGGCGCAATCACTCTGGCCGCCACATACTCCCAGTGTTTTGCATATCAAGGGCTCAGACCCGGGGCGCTGACCCAAGCTCACCTTTTTGCGCTCAGGTCAGTGTTGTCTTCTGCAACGGCAAACACATCAACCGTCCCAATTCAATTCTTTCGCTCCTTGATCACCAATGGACAGTCTTTCCTACCAGACTAGCTTTCTTCAGGTTCCAGCCACCTGCTACGCTAACGGCTCCCTTCACCCTTTGCAACTCTCACCCTATGACAGTACCCATGCCGGACACACCATAATGAGAAGAACGGGCGCTAACCCGTTCTTCTCGTCCTGTTTATGGTTCTGGTTCCGGTTCCGGCTCGGGCTCTGGTTCGGGCTCTGGTTCCGGCTCCGGCTCAGGTTCCGGTACCGGGCATGGCCCTTCCACCACGAGGAGCAATTGCTGGGTCTCGGTGACCTTCACAAAGAGGGCCACAATCACCTTTTGGTGCAGGGTCAGATCATTGAGCAGCTCGAAGGAGATGTGCTCAATGCAAGGCATAACCCGTACATTGCAGCCTGGACGGGCATTCTCCACATCCACCGCCACACTAAAGGGCACATCTTCACTTAGATGGTGCTCCAGATCGTCGTCGCCGATAAAGAACACCTGCTTGTGAACTACACCTTGGACCAGGACCTTGTTGTCGATAACCGTCGTCTCCAGGTCCTCGATCTTGGCGATGATATCCCTGACCTTCACCGCAGGCATAGGTAATTGCAGACTGGTCTCCTGCAAGAACTGGGCGGTATTCTCGCCACAGACCTGCTCCAACTTCACCGGAGTTCCGGTCTCTGAAAGGACCACCGTTACCTGCCTGGGGTTGGTCACCTCCACGAACAGGTCCACCACCACCTTTTCGTGCAGGGTGGTGGTCACCTCTGCCCCTGGCGGGAAGATCAGCTTGTAGCTGATGTGGACCACTTCGGCGCATACCTGCACATCATGGAACTCCATGGTTCCAAGGGCATCCACAAAGTG
This region of Bacillota bacterium genomic DNA includes:
- a CDS encoding DUF3794 domain-containing protein: MAACIKAQVVIGENTRQVLLENVLDLGANALKVREIRAEVKDICCDVICDKVIVQGIIHKQIFFVGEDNMVYHRSEDVPFSTFLDIPGAEPGMNCHVEVCIEHIVHHLLTPTLLQQKVIFEVFAKVTDTQNLQVTIGPGPLVVIDEVVAKVTGQLLEEETVELEVPARKISEIRAKIKDITFEPICDKVIIQGIIHKQIFFIDEDNIERHQSVDIPFSHFVDALGTMEFHDVQVCAEVVHISYKLIFPPGAEVTTTLHEKVVVDLFVEVTNPRQVTVVLSETGTPVKLEQVCGENTAQFLQETSLQLPMPAVKVRDIIAKIEDLETTVIDNKVLVQGVVHKQVFFIGDDDLEHHLSEDVPFSVAVDVENARPGCNVRVMPCIEHISFELLNDLTLHQKVIVALFVKVTETQQLLLVVEGPCPVPEPEPEPEPEPEPEPEPEPEPEP